CCACGTCTATCCACCCACCAACCCACCAGACCCTACCGGTGGATTCAGGCTAAGACCTTGGTCGGGCACTCGAGATCGTTGAAGTCCACCAGCACCGAGTACGAGCTGGCGTAGTCGATTATCTGTGCCTCGAATTCCCGGGGGCATCTAAGCCTGTACGTGTCGTCGGCGCCGTCTTCACGGAGAGTGGTCCTTGCCATCAGATCGAGAACTCCGGGCACAACCTGCCGGAAGACGGGTGAGAAGCCGAGAAGCCCCACGAACTCATCGTACGATCGGAACCGGTCGCTACGACGGCGTGCGATGGCCGCCGTACGGGTAGCGGCTATGTCGAACTCCTCGTAGCTCCTACCCGGGGTGCAAAGAGGTGGATCCAGCAGGATCCGTGCCGCGAAGCCGCTTCCCCTTGTAGGGGACAGGAGACTTACCAGGCCGGACAAGGAGTGGAAGACACCTATCTTCGGTTTCTGTCCATAGGTTTCATCAATGGCCTCTAGAATATTGTCGTGATCCTTAATAAACGTAGGTATGGTGTGGGCTCTCAAAGATCCCGTTTCGTTCCATCCATGGTTCCTTAAATCGTAGAGTATTATGTCACAATCTTCGGCGAGTAACGACCAGAATGGTAAATATAGATCAATGGCCAGTCCGTTACCGTGACTCAGTACGAGCCGCGGACCCGAAGCGTTTCCGTGGCGGCGCAGAGTGATTCGGGTGCCGTCCTCCAGACGGACACCGTGCACCGAACTCGGTTCCGGAACCTTCCACACAGGGTCCAAACCCTAACCAAGCCGGCGAGCCTGCATGTTCGTCCGGCTGATCGCCGACCTGGAAGGCTGCGTTGGATGGCCGGGCAACGTCCTACAATCGGCGCATGACCGAGCCTTACCGCCGACCGATCGACTACATCGCGGTAACCAGGGAGACCTACGCCCAGCTGGGTTACCAGCCCTACCGCTGGGCTCTCAACGAGGATCCGCCTTCGTGGGCCACGCTCGGCAAACCGCTTTCGGAAGCCCGGTTGGGGTTGATCGCCTCGGGTGGTATCTACCGCCACGGGCAGGTGGCCTTCACGCATCGAGACGACGTGACCCACCGGGAGATCCCCACCGACGTGGACAGCGCCGAACTCCGGGTGACTCACTTCGCCTTCGATCCGGCCGCCGCCCGGCGGGATCCCAACGTGGTCTTCCCGATCGACACCCTTCGGTCACTGGTCGCCGAGGGCACGGTGGGAGAGTTGGCGCCGCTGGCGCTCACCTTCATGGGCGGCATCTACTCGCAGCGCCGGCTGGCCTCCGACTTGATCCCGGTACTAGT
The genomic region above belongs to bacterium and contains:
- a CDS encoding glycine/sarcosine/betaine reductase selenoprotein B family protein is translated as MTEPYRRPIDYIAVTRETYAQLGYQPYRWALNEDPPSWATLGKPLSEARLGLIASGGIYRHGQVAFTHRDDVTHREIPTDVDSAELRVTHFAFDPAAARRDPNVVFPIDTLRSLVAEGTVGELAPLALTFMGGIYSQRRLASDLIPVLVDRVLELELDAVLLVPV
- a CDS encoding alpha/beta fold hydrolase — encoded protein: MHGVRLEDGTRITLRRHGNASGPRLVLSHGNGLAIDLYLPFWSLLAEDCDIILYDLRNHGWNETGSLRAHTIPTFIKDHDNILEAIDETYGQKPKIGVFHSLSGLVSLLSPTRGSGFAARILLDPPLCTPGRSYEEFDIAATRTAAIARRRSDRFRSYDEFVGLLGFSPVFRQVVPGVLDLMARTTLREDGADDTYRLRCPREFEAQIIDYASSYSVLVDFNDLECPTKVLA